In the Pedobacter cryoconitis genome, TAAAATAAACAATACTATTGGCCAGATCTTACTCGCTGAGAAATTAGGTAAAAAGCGGATTATCGCTGAAACTGGTGCAGGACAGCATGGCGTGGCGACCGCAACGGTATGCGCATTGCGTGGTCTGGAATGCGTAGTTTATATGGGCGAAATCGACATTCAACGCCAGGCACCTAATGTAGCCAGAATGAAAATGCTGGGTGCTAAAGTTGTTTCTGCAGTTTCAGGAAGTAAAACACTGAAAGATGCCACCAATGAAGCAATGCGTGACTGGATTAATAATCCAGTAGACACACATTATATTATCGGATCTGTAGTTGGGCCGCATCCTTACCCTGATATGGTTTCTATCTTTCAATCTATCATTTCTGAAGAAACTAAAAAGCAATTGATCGAACAGACTGGAAATGATCAGCCTGATTATGTCCTGGCTTGTGTAGGTGGCGGAAGTAATGCGATGGGCATGTTTTATCATTTTATCAATGATGAAAATGTAAAGCTGATCGCTATTGAAGCAGGAGGGAAAGGTGTGGATACCGGATTCTCAGCAGCAACTACTTTTCTGGGTAAAGAGGGTGTACTGCATGGAAGCAGAAGTATCCTCATGCAAACCGCAGATGGACAAGTTGTAGAACCGCATTCTGTTTCTGCCGGATTGGATTATCCTGGAATAGGTCCTCAGCATGCACATCTTTTCAAAACTACCAGAGCAGAATATGTTTCGGTCACAGATGATCAAGCATTGAACGCAGGATTGCTATGTACCCAAATGGAAGGAATTATTCCTGCCATTGAAAGTGCGCATGCGCTTGCCCATTTAGAGAGAATGAAATTTAAAGGTGGAGAAAATGTAGTCGTTTGTTTATCCGGCAGGGGAGATAAAGACATGGATACTTACATGAAACATTTCGGTTTTTAGAGTCTGTTTAGACAGTCTTTTATATATACTATAGCATACAGATCAAATGAACAGGATTAATAAAATATTCAAAGAGAAAAAGAACAATATACTATCCATCTACTATACAGCAGGTTATCCGGGTTTAGGTGACACGGTTGCAATTGCAGCTGCCCTGGAAAAAGCAGGAGCCGATATGCTGGAAATAGGTTTTCCTTATTCAGATCCGGTAGCAGATGGACCGGTTATTCAAGCCAGCAGTAAACTGTCCCTAGACCAGGGGATGGATTTAGACTTGTTATTTGAACAGTTAAAAGAATTGCGCAAAACAGTTACAATCCCGGTCTTGTTGATGGGGTACGTAAACCCAGTATTACAATACGGTGTAGAGCGTTTCTGTAAATCCTGTGCTGAAGTGGGGGTTGACGGTTGTATTGTACCCGATCTGCCAATGGTCGAATATGAAGAATTTTATAAAGACGTATTCCTGAAATACGGATTGAGCAATATATTTTTAGTTACCCCGCAAACTTCAACAGAGCGTATCCACAAAATTGATTCCCTGAGCAATGGATTTATCTATTTATTATCTTCTTCTGCTACAACAGGGCAAAACTTGCAAGTATCGGATACCACAGAAGCTTATTTTTCAAGGATTGCAGACCTGAAACTAAATAATCCAACAATGATCGGATTCGGGATCAGCAGTAAAGAGACTTTTGATAAAGCTTGTAAATATGCAAATGGAGGAATTATCGGTACAGCTTTTGTAAAAGCTATTGCAGCAGGTAACCTGGATGAGAATATTGAAGCGTTTATGACGAAATTTACGTCATAAACGCTGCTAATAAGAATAAAGCTGCTCATAAGAATAAAATAGCTCGGTACAGGCAATCTATCAGCACGAATACTGGTGAACTTATTATAAATAGTTTTCCAGTATTCCTTTTCCCTGACGGATAATCTCAAAATCGCCCTGCGTACAATCTACCACTGTAGAAGCTTCATTATCGCCATAGCCGCCATCAATCACCGCATCAACTAATGCTTCATATTTCTCATAGATCAATTCAGGATCTGTAGAATACTCCACCAGCTCATCATCATCCTTAATCGATGTTGACAAAATCGGGTTGCCTAACATTTCAACTATTGCCCTCGCAATACTGTTATCAGGTACCCTGATCCCGACAGTTTTCTTATTTGAACTCAGTAATTTTGGAACATTGTTGTTCGCATTGAATATGAAAGTAAAAGGGCCTGGAAGGGCTTTCTTTAACAAGCGGAATACAGTAGTGTCAATCGGCTTGACAAAATCAGAGATGTGTCTGAGGTCAGAACAGATAAAAGAAAAATTCGCTTTTTCAGGCTTTATGCCTCTGATCTGACAAATTCGCTCAATCGCCTTCTGGTTGGTGATATCGCATCCTAATCCATATACAGTATCAGTGGGATATATGATAATACCGCCCTTTTTGAGGACTTCAACCAC is a window encoding:
- the trpB gene encoding tryptophan synthase subunit beta, whose product is MNYFVNEKGYYGDFGGAYIPEMLYPNVEELRQNYLKIIGDAEFQKEFHALLKDYVGRPSPLYLAKRLSEKYNANIFLKREDLNHTGAHKINNTIGQILLAEKLGKKRIIAETGAGQHGVATATVCALRGLECVVYMGEIDIQRQAPNVARMKMLGAKVVSAVSGSKTLKDATNEAMRDWINNPVDTHYIIGSVVGPHPYPDMVSIFQSIISEETKKQLIEQTGNDQPDYVLACVGGGSNAMGMFYHFINDENVKLIAIEAGGKGVDTGFSAATTFLGKEGVLHGSRSILMQTADGQVVEPHSVSAGLDYPGIGPQHAHLFKTTRAEYVSVTDDQALNAGLLCTQMEGIIPAIESAHALAHLERMKFKGGENVVVCLSGRGDKDMDTYMKHFGF
- the trpA gene encoding tryptophan synthase subunit alpha, whose amino-acid sequence is MNRINKIFKEKKNNILSIYYTAGYPGLGDTVAIAAALEKAGADMLEIGFPYSDPVADGPVIQASSKLSLDQGMDLDLLFEQLKELRKTVTIPVLLMGYVNPVLQYGVERFCKSCAEVGVDGCIVPDLPMVEYEEFYKDVFLKYGLSNIFLVTPQTSTERIHKIDSLSNGFIYLLSSSATTGQNLQVSDTTEAYFSRIADLKLNNPTMIGFGISSKETFDKACKYANGGIIGTAFVKAIAAGNLDENIEAFMTKFTS
- a CDS encoding L-threonylcarbamoyladenylate synthase gives rise to the protein MLIKIYPENPNPKAIEQVVEVLKKGGIIIYPTDTVYGLGCDITNQKAIERICQIRGIKPEKANFSFICSDLRHISDFVKPIDTTVFRLLKKALPGPFTFIFNANNNVPKLLSSNKKTVGIRVPDNSIARAIVEMLGNPILSTSIKDDDELVEYSTDPELIYEKYEALVDAVIDGGYGDNEASTVVDCTQGDFEIIRQGKGILENYL